CAGATGAAGGCGGCGGGCCTTGGCTATGCCTCCGAGGACCGCAAGGCCGCGGGGCTGGTGCAGGAGCTGTCAAGCCATGCCAATCTCTGCCTTGCCGCGCTGGACCGGATCGCCCCCAGCGGCTGGACGAGCCTGCGCCATGAAGACCCCCATGTCGCCAAGCAGATCAAGCGGTTACAGATCAAGATCGGCGATGCGATGCTGCCGGTCTCGGCCCTGTCGGGCGGCAACCAGCAGAAAATCGTGGTGGGCGGCTGGCTGAACAACGCGCCCGATATCCTGCTGTTTGACGAACCGGGGCGCGGCGTGGATGTGCAGGCCAAGCACCAGATCTACCAGATCATCTGGGAAATGGCCGAACAGGGCCTGTCCTGCATCGTCGTCTCCACCGAACTCGAGGATCTCACCGAATGCTGTGACCGGATCCTTGTGCTGCATGGCGGGCGGATCACCGAGGAATTCCACAACCACGGCCTCGACCCCAAGGCGCTTTACGCCGCCTGTATGCGCCCCGACCCCGAACAGCCCCCACAGCCCCACCCCAAACGCCTGGCCCCCGAACCGGAAGGAACCCCGCTATGAGCCTGCCCACCGCCTCGACCATCCCGCCCCTGACACAGCGCCGGCTGGCCCTGACAGACCTGCTGCGCCGCCATTCCATGCTGGTGATCCTCGCGGTGCTCTACGCCATCGTGGCCAGCACCGCCAACGGCTTCATGACAGTCGATAACCAACTGAATATCCTGCGTAATATCGCCGTTCCCGGCATCATCGCCTGCGGCATGACGCTGGTGATCATCGTCGGCGAGATCGACCTTTCGGTGGGCTCGATGGTGGCGGTCTCGTCCTGCATCACCGCATGGGTGGTGCAGCGCGCCTCGGGCCATGCCTTCGAACCGCAGTGGTATTTCGTGGTGCTCGGGATCGTGGTGACGCTGGGCTTTGCCGCCGGTATCGGCTGGCTCAACGGTGCCCTGCGCCACCGGATCGGAGTGCCCACCTTCATCACCTCGCTGGCGATGATGGCCACGCTTGCGGGGCTGGCCAACCTGATCACCAACGGCTCGGCCATCGAGGCTTTCCCCTCGTGGTATTACATCATCGGCAGCGGGCGCCTGCTGGGGGTGCCGGTGCCGGTCTATCTGCTGCTGTTCACCTTCGTGCTGACCTTCGTGATTGCCAATTACACCACGCTGGGGCGGGCGATCTATTCGGTCGGCGGCAATATGGAGGCCGCGCGCCTGTCGGGCATCAATGTCTGGCGCACCAAGACGATCTGCATGATGCTGGTGGCGGTCTTTGCGGCGATTGGCGGCATCGTCTATTCCTCGCTGATCAATTCCGGCAATCCCACCATCGCGCGCGGCATGGAGCTCGAGGTGATCTCTGCGGTGATCATTGGCGGCGTCAGCCTGTTTGGCGGGCGCGGCTCGGTTTTCGGGGCGTTTATCGGCGTGCTGTTTCTGGGCGTGGTGATCAATGCGATGACGCTTTGGGGCTTCAACCCCTATGCCCAGCAGGTGGTGCGCGGGGCGCTGATCCTTGCCGCGGTCTTCGTCAATTTCACCATCGACCGCCGATGAGCCCCCCGCTTCCCCCTGCCCCGCTTCCCCCTTCTGCGCAACTGACTCCTGCGCGCGAGATCGGCCCCGTGCAGGAGCTGCGCTGGGACAGGGGCTATCTGGCGGTGCAGAGCCTCGGGGCGATGATCCGCGATCTGGCCCTGACCCTGCCCGATGGGCGCCTGCATCGCCCGCTGGCCCGCGCGCCGTGGCTGGACCGGCCCGATCACGGGCAAAGCGGGCTGATGGCGGGGCTGTCCGGCGAATGGCCCTGTGTGCCCTTCGGGGCCGCGGGCGAGCCGGTGGCCGCGCAATGGCAGGGCGCGGCAGGCATCTGGGAGGACCCGCTGCCACATGGCACGGCCGCCCATCTGCACTGGGATCTGGGGCTGGCCTCCACTCCGCCCACCCCGTCAGGCCCACCCACCCCGATGATCACGGCCGAGATCGCGCTGCCCGCGCCCCATCCCGTCGCCCGCCTGCGCCGCACCCTGCGGCCACGGGGTTGCGGCCTCGAGATCGGGCTCGAGATCCTGCCACGGCGCGACGGCGATCTGCCCATCGGGCTGCATCCGGTTCTGGCGCTGCCCGAGCGCAGGGGCGCGGCCCGGATCGAGATCGACGGGCTGAGCCATGTCTGGACCCATCCCGCCGATCCGGCGGCCGACCCCTCGCCCGTCCGCCCCGCCCGACGGGCGGCGGGGCTGGCCGCGCTGCCGCTGCGGGACGGGCATCGGGGCGATGGGCTGGATCTGTCGCGCCTGCCGCTTGCAGGGGCCAGCGAGACGCGGCTTCTGGCGGTGGCAAAGGGCGGGGCTGTGCGGCTGCATGACCATCACGCGGGCCTGTGCACCGAGCTGCGCTATGACGCGGCGCTGTTCCCCGCGCTGATGATCTGGGTCTCCAATCGTGGCCGCGCCCATGCGCCGTGGAACGGGCAGCATCTGGCGCTGGGGCTGGAACCGGTGCGGGCCTGTTTCGATCTGGGCGTCGCGGCCTCCCGTGCCGCCACGCCGCTGCGTCAGGAGGGGGTGGCCACAACCTATCCCTTCCGCGCCGGCCACTGGCTTGCCACCCGTTACCACATCGGCATACGCGCCCTTTAGGGGCCTGCCATATGCCCCCCGTCGCGGGACGAAGGAACGGGCCACAGAAACAGGACGAAGGAAACAGGACGAAGGAAACAGGACAGGGTCAGCCAGAGCGCAACGGGGCGGTGGAATGCCGCTCGATCAGGGTCACATCCAGCGTGATCTCTTCGGCCCCGCCATGATCGACGGCCTTGATCCGCGCCAGAAGATTGTCCACGCTCTGGCGCGCGATCTCGTCCACCGGCTGGCGGATCGTGGTCAGGTCCGGCCAGACGCAGCGCGCCATCGGATTGTCGTCAAAGCCCGTCACCGACAGATCCTCGGGCAGCTCCAGACCCAGCCGCTTGGCCGCCCGCATCGCCGCCACCGCCGCGATATCGCTGGTGGCAAGGATCGCGCTGGGGCGGGCCGCCTGTGACAGAAGACCGAAGGCCAGCGCCTCGCAGGAGCGCACGTTATGCGTCTCGCCCAGCACCAGCGCGGGGGGCGCGAGCCCCTCGGCCTCGAAGGCCTCGATCATGCCCTGCGCCCGCAGCCGGATCGGCTCGGAATGCGACGGGGCCCCCAGAATGACCACCTCCCGATGGCCGAGCGCAAGCAGATGCCGCGCCGCCAGCCCGCCGCCCATCTTGTGGTCCGACCCGATGGTCAGCACCGGCGCGCCCTGCGCATGACGGTCGATGGCCACAATGGGAATGCCGGTATCGGCCAGCGCCTGCAACCCTTCCGGCCCCGCCCCGATCGCCGCCACCAGCAGCCCGTCCACCTGTTTGGCGGCAAAGGTGTCCACATAGGCTTTCTCGCGGGCGGGGTCTTCGGCGGTGGAACAGATCAGCGCCTGATAGCCCTGCTGGAACAGGCATTGCTCGATACGATGGGCCAGACGGGCGAAGAACTCGACCTCGAGCGAGGGCAGCATCACCCCGATCAGGTTGGACCGCCCGCTGCGCAGGGTCCGCGCCCCCGCATTGGGCTGGTAATTGAGCGCCCGCGCGGCCTGCTCGACCCGCGCGCGCACCTCCTGCGAGACATAGCCGCTGTGATTGAGCGCCCGCGAGACCGTGGACACCGAGGTGCCTGCCTGTCTGGCGATATCCTTGATGCTGACCATATGCCCCCGCTTCCGGACCTCTGCCTGTGCCACCGCTTCCCCGCACGGCCCGATCCCGGGGCAGGCCGCAAGCGGCGCGCCGCATGGCGGAAGGCAGGGCCATAGCAAAGCCATAGCAAGACCCTCGGGCCTGTTGCCAATTCTCCCGCTTTTCGGGCGCAGGCGCAAGGCAGAACGGCGGGGCCAGAACGAACGGGGCCAAACCGCGAAAGCGCGGCATAGAGGCAGGCGGCATAGCGGCAGGAGGCGGCCCGACATCGGAGCTATGCCCGAGCGCAAAGCCGCCCTATACAGGCCCGCCCCGCTGCATCGGCCCATCACGTTCGGGCCTCTCCCCGATCCCCCTGTCCCTGCCAGATCCTTCCTCCGATGATCCTTCCCCCGATACCCCCGGCCCAGATCCCCCCTGCCTTGTCCCCCGCAGCCCCGCCGCAGGCGGCGTGGTTTCGGCCAGAGCCGTGCCCAGATGGCGCGCGATGATCTCTTCGGCCAGCACCTCCAGCGAGCAGCGCCGGTTCATCGCGGTCTTCTGCAGATGGCGGTGGGTCTGCTCCGGCGGCAGGCCCTCGATGCGGGTCAGCAGGATCTTGGCCAGTTGCACCACCGACAGCGACAGATGCCGCCGCTCGACCTCGGCGATGCGCTGCGCATGGGCCTGCCGCCGTTGCCGGATGTCGCGCGCGATCAGCAGATTGGTCAACAATCCGAAGGGCTTGACCGGACGCTCGATCACCGCGGCCGCACGCAGCCCCAGCACGATCTGCAAGGTGGCGGGGTCTTCGTATCCGGCCAGCGCGATGATCGGCGGATGGCGGTCATCGACATGTTCGGCCAGCGCCAGCAGCTCGGCGCGGATATCGGTATCGACCGTGGTGATCACCACATCCACATCCAGCGGCAGCGCCTGCGGAACGGGCCAGCTCAGCTGCGGCAGGCAGCCGATGCGGATCAGGTGGCTCACAAGCTCCTGCGCCTCTTCCTCCGGAGGCAGGAAAACCAGCACTTTCATCCCCTTGAGGTCGCTGATCTTCGGCATGTTGCGGGCTTTAGAC
The Thioclava sp. GXIMD4216 genome window above contains:
- a CDS encoding ABC transporter permease, with product MSLPTASTIPPLTQRRLALTDLLRRHSMLVILAVLYAIVASTANGFMTVDNQLNILRNIAVPGIIACGMTLVIIVGEIDLSVGSMVAVSSCITAWVVQRASGHAFEPQWYFVVLGIVVTLGFAAGIGWLNGALRHRIGVPTFITSLAMMATLAGLANLITNGSAIEAFPSWYYIIGSGRLLGVPVPVYLLLFTFVLTFVIANYTTLGRAIYSVGGNMEAARLSGINVWRTKTICMMLVAVFAAIGGIVYSSLINSGNPTIARGMELEVISAVIIGGVSLFGGRGSVFGAFIGVLFLGVVINAMTLWGFNPYAQQVVRGALILAAVFVNFTIDRR
- a CDS encoding LacI family DNA-binding transcriptional regulator, whose amino-acid sequence is MVSIKDIARQAGTSVSTVSRALNHSGYVSQEVRARVEQAARALNYQPNAGARTLRSGRSNLIGVMLPSLEVEFFARLAHRIEQCLFQQGYQALICSTAEDPAREKAYVDTFAAKQVDGLLVAAIGAGPEGLQALADTGIPIVAIDRHAQGAPVLTIGSDHKMGGGLAARHLLALGHREVVILGAPSHSEPIRLRAQGMIEAFEAEGLAPPALVLGETHNVRSCEALAFGLLSQAARPSAILATSDIAAVAAMRAAKRLGLELPEDLSVTGFDDNPMARCVWPDLTTIRQPVDEIARQSVDNLLARIKAVDHGGAEEITLDVTLIERHSTAPLRSG
- a CDS encoding ANTAR domain-containing protein, giving the protein MSKARNMPKISDLKGMKVLVFLPPEEEAQELVSHLIRIGCLPQLSWPVPQALPLDVDVVITTVDTDIRAELLALAEHVDDRHPPIIALAGYEDPATLQIVLGLRAAAVIERPVKPFGLLTNLLIARDIRQRRQAHAQRIAEVERRHLSLSVVQLAKILLTRIEGLPPEQTHRHLQKTAMNRRCSLEVLAEEIIARHLGTALAETTPPAAGLRGTRQGGSGPGVSGEGSSEEGSGRDRGIGERPERDGPMQRGGPV